Proteins encoded together in one Hevea brasiliensis isolate MT/VB/25A 57/8 chromosome 16, ASM3005281v1, whole genome shotgun sequence window:
- the LOC110672995 gene encoding phenolic glucoside malonyltransferase 1-like, with the protein MASLNSVKILEVCQVAPAKESGESATGLSLPLTFYDARFFRSPPAERIYFYKLTASSSTFFHSQILPLLKHALSQTLLHFLPVAGKLTWPSHSSKTIIVYAPDDAVSLTVAESCADFNRLVSNEIREVAESRPYVPELLASDAMASIIALQITLFPNKGFSIGIAMNHAALDGKSASMFLKAWAHLCKQSDNGKIIPLLPELIPSFDRASIKDPDGLEQFYLNHRRATPGFDSESNPRSMKILPNILGVSTNLVRCTFQLSRESIQKIREHVLSCHQSHAGLKSMENLHLSTLVVTSSYVSVCLVKARGGDSSRRVYIFVPADCRSRIDPSIPSNYFGNCVYVLYTVVEAGILMEKNGVAIAAEKLSDLIKGLNKGVFQGAKERDGRWMAEGAEMQMIGIMGSPKFKYYEEDFGWGRPEKVENSSIYKITAVSLMEDKDGNGVQIGLVLPRHEMEAFASLFLQGLPVL; encoded by the coding sequence ATGGCATCACTCAACTCGGTAAAAATTTTGGAGGTTTGCCAGGTTGCTCCAGCCAAAGAGTCAGGCGAGTCAGCCACAGGATTATCTCTCCCTCTCACATTTTATGATGCAAGATTTTTCAGATCTCCTCCAGCTGAGCGTATCTACTTCTACAAACTCACTGCCTCATCCTCAACATTTTTCCATTCGCAAATCCTTCCACTACTCAAACACGCACTCTCACAAACGCTTCTCCACTTCCTCCCTGTAGCGGGAAAACTCACTTGGCCATCTCATTCCTCCAAAACCATCATCGTCTACGCTCCCGATGATGCCGTTTCACTCACGGTTGCGGAGTCTTGTGCTGATTTTAATCGCTTGGTGAGCAATGAAATTCGAGAAGTAGCTGAGTCGCGGCCATACGTACCCGAGTTGTTAGCATCAGATGCAATGGCCTCTATAATTGCTTTGCAGATTACTTTATTTCCCAATAAAGGGTTTTCCATCGGCATCGCTATGAACCACGCAGCACTTGATGGAAAGAGCGCTTCCATGTTCCTCAAAGCATGGGCTCATTTATGCAAACAAAGCGACAATGGAAAAATCATCCCTTTATTGCCGGAATTAATCCCATCCTTTGACAGGGCATCCATCAAAGATCCTGATGGGCTCGAGCAATTCTACTTGAACCATCGGCGAGCCACGCCTGGATTTGATTCAGAGTCCAACCCCCGAAGTATGAAAATTTTGCCCAATATTCTAGGAGTATCAACTAATCTAGTTCGATGCACGTTTCAGTTAAGCCGTGAAAGCATCCAAAAAATCAGGGAACATGTACTGAGTTGCCACCAAAGCCACGCTGGGCTAAAGAGTATGGAAAATCTTCATCTTTCAACCCTAGTGGTTACAAGTTCTTATGTGTCAGTCTGCTTGGTGAAAGCTAGAGGAGGAGATAGTAGTAGAAGAGTTTACATTTTTGTGCCCGCGGACTGTAGGAGCCGCATAGACCCTTCAATTCCATCTAATTACTTTGGCAATTGTGTTTATGTCCTGTACACGGTTGTAGAAGCAGGAATTTTGATGGAGAAAAATGGAGTGGCTATTGCAGCAGAAAAGCTTAGCGATTTAATAAAAGGATTAAATAAAGGAGTTTTCCAAGGAGCAAAAGAGAGAGATGGCAGGTGGATGGCTGAAGGAGCAGAGATGCAAATGATTGGAATAATGGGATCACCTAAGTTCAAGTATTACGAGGAGGATTTTGGGTGGGGAAGACCTGAGAAAGTGGAGAATTcgtctatatataagataactgctgTTTCGTTGATGGAGGACAAAGATGGGAACGGAGTTCAGATTGGGCTGGTTTTGCCCAGACATGAAATGGAGGCTTTTGCTTCACTTTTTCTTCAAGGTTTACCCGTCCTGTAG
- the LOC110672953 gene encoding phenolic glucoside malonyltransferase 1, which yields MASANSVKILEVCQVAPAIKSGESATALSLPLTFYDVRYFRFPPAERLYFYKLTASSTTFFHSQILPILKHALSQTLVHFLPLVGKLTWPSHSSKPIIVYAPNDAVSLTVAESCADFNRLVGNEIREVSESWPYVPELLASDAMASIIALQITLFPNKGFSIGIAMNHTALDGRSASMFLKAWAYICKQSDNGKIIPLLPELISSFDRASIRDPDGLEQFYLNQWRATPGLDSESNPPSVKFLSKIPGVPHNLVRSTFQLSRESIQKIRENVLGYHQCRAGLRSMEHLHLSTLVVACSYVSVCLVKARGGDSKRRVYILVPADCRSRRDPSVPPNYFGNCLYVLDTVAEAGIFMEKNGVAIVAEKLSDSIKGLEKGIFQGGKERHARLRAEGAEVQKIGITGSPKFKYYEEDFGWGRPEKVEIVSIDKVNGVSLMDDEDGVEIGLVLPRHETEAFASLFLQGLHDS from the coding sequence ATGGCGTCAGCCAACTCGGTAAAAATTTTGGAGGTCTGCCAGGTTGCTCCGGCCATAAAGTCAGGCGAATCAGCCACAGCATTATCTCTCCCTCTCACATTTTATGATGTAAGGTATTTCAGATTTCCTCCAGCTGAGCGTCTCTACTTCTACAAACTCACTGCCTCATCCACTACATTTTTCCATTCTCAAATCCTTCCAATCCTCAAACACGCACTCTCACAAACGCTTGTCCACTTCCTCCCTCTTGTTGGAAAACTCACTTGGCCATCTCATTCCTCCAAACCCATCATCGTCTACGCTCCCAATGATGCCGTTTCACTCACGGTTGCGGAGTCTTGTGCTGATTTTAATCGCTTGGTGGGCAATGAAATTCGTGAAGTATCTGAGTCGTGGCCATACGTACCCGAGTTGTTAGCATCAGATGCAATGGCCTCTATAATTGCTTTGCAGATTACTTTATTTCCCAATAAAGGATTTTCCATCGGCATCGCTATGAACCACACAGCACTCGATGGAAGGAGCGCTTCCATGTTCCTCAAAGCATGGGCTTATATATGCAAGCAAAGCGACAATGGAAAAATTATCCCTTTATTGCCGGAATTAATCTCATCATTTGACAGGGCGTCCATCAGAGACCCTGATGGGCTTGAGCAATTCTACTTGAACCAGTGGCGAGCCACGCCTGGGTTAGATTCAGAGTCCAACCCGCCAAGTGTGAAATTTTTGTCCAAAATTCCAGGAGTACCACATAATCTTGTTCGATCCACGTTTCAGTTAAGCCGTGAAAGCATCCAAAAAATCAGGGAAAATGTACTGGGTTACCACCAGTGCCGCGCTGGGCTAAGGAGTATGGAACATCTTCATCTTTCAACGCTAGTGGTTGCATGTTCTTATGTGTCGGTCTGCTTGGTGAAAGCTAGAGGAGGAGATAGTAAAAGAAGAGTTTACATTCTGGTGCCAGCGGATTGCAGGAGCCGCAGAGACCCTTCAGTTCCACCTAATTACTTTGGCAATTGTCTTTATGTCCTGGACACGGTTGCAGAAGCaggaattttcatggagaaaAATGGAGTGGCTATTGTAGCAGAGAAGCTTAGCGATTCAATAAAAGGGTTGGAGAAAGGAATTTTCCAAGGAGGAAAAGAGAGACATGCCAGATTGAGGGCTGAGGGAGCAGAGGTGCAAAAGATTGGAATAACAGGATCGCCTAAGTTCAAGTATTATGAGGAGGATTTTGGATGGGGAAGACCCGAGAAAGTGGAGATTGTGTCCATTGATAAGGTAAATGGTGTTTCGTTGATGGACGATGAAGATGGGGTTGAGATTGGGCTGGTCTTGCCCAGACATGAAACAGAGGCATTTGCTTCACTTTTTCTTCAAGGCCTACATGACTCGTAG